The Desulfuromonas sp. genome includes a window with the following:
- the nifJ gene encoding pyruvate:ferredoxin (flavodoxin) oxidoreductase codes for FAKILPKTVKKISVLDRTKEPGSLGEPLYHNVRTAIGEAMAEGLFQFDGYPSIVGGRYGLGSYEFSPGMAKSVFDNMKHDKPMNKFVVGIKDDVTGRYLEFDADYSVPFDGYSAMFYGLGSDGTVGANKNSIKIIGDSTDNEVQAYFVYDSKKAGSMTTSHLRFGKETIRSPYLITSADFVACHNFSFLEKYDMLKNAKEGATFLLNSPYGAADVWSHLPKKVQQTIIDKKLKFFVIDGVRLGNELGLGPRINVIMQTAFFKISGIITLDLAIKEIKEAIVKSYSKAGEKVVSMNKQAVDTALENIEEVAVPGTVDSDIEMTIGQWSHTPATVQKTLGPIIDGIGEHLPISAMPADGTFPTATAMYEKRNIAITTPAWDEELCIQCGICSFVCPHASIRMKIYDEKELKGAPKTFKSCAAKGKDMDGKKFTLQVAVEDCTGCGACVHNCPAKSKTDENHKAINMVPQVPLRETERANFDFFLNLPETDPELFNAATVKGSQFLPPMFEFSGACAGCGETPFVKLCSQLFGDRMVVANATGCSSIYGGNLPTTPWTTRKDGLGPAWSNSLFEDNAEFGFGFRLSIDKTTQYAQELLEKNIECGCAACKGSEPLKRAILGADQSSQALIEEQRGRIAELKEILAKCTHETATQLKADADYLVKKSVWIHGGDGWAYDIGYGGLDHVLASGANINALVLDTEVYSNTGGQASKATPIAAVAQFAAGGKEQPKKDLSMISMTYGNIYVARVSLANPAQCVKAFLEADAYDGPSLIIAYSHCIAHGINMTTAVDGCKEAVNSGYWPLFRFDPRLSAEGKNPLQLDSKEPTIGFEEFAGKQNRFKVLKKNNPENADALMAASAKDSASRYDLYKKLAALSADCGSDS; via the coding sequence CTTTGCCAAAATTCTGCCGAAGACGGTCAAGAAGATTTCGGTTCTCGACCGGACCAAGGAGCCGGGTTCCCTCGGCGAGCCGCTCTATCACAATGTTCGGACCGCGATTGGTGAAGCGATGGCCGAAGGGCTGTTCCAGTTCGATGGCTACCCGTCGATCGTCGGCGGTCGTTACGGCCTCGGTTCCTACGAGTTTTCACCCGGTATGGCCAAGTCGGTTTTCGATAACATGAAGCACGACAAGCCGATGAACAAGTTCGTCGTCGGCATCAAGGACGATGTGACCGGCCGCTACCTCGAATTCGACGCTGACTACAGTGTGCCGTTCGATGGCTACTCGGCGATGTTCTATGGCCTCGGTTCCGACGGCACCGTCGGCGCCAACAAGAACTCGATCAAGATTATCGGTGATTCGACCGACAACGAGGTTCAGGCCTACTTCGTCTATGATTCAAAGAAGGCCGGCAGTATGACCACCTCGCATCTCCGCTTCGGCAAAGAGACGATCCGTTCGCCGTACCTGATCACCTCGGCTGATTTTGTCGCCTGTCACAACTTCTCATTCCTTGAGAAGTACGACATGCTGAAAAATGCCAAGGAAGGCGCGACCTTCCTGCTCAACAGCCCGTACGGTGCCGCTGATGTCTGGTCGCATCTGCCGAAGAAGGTTCAGCAGACCATTATCGACAAGAAGCTCAAGTTCTTCGTGATCGATGGTGTCAGGCTCGGCAACGAGCTCGGCCTCGGACCCCGCATCAATGTCATCATGCAGACCGCTTTCTTCAAGATTTCCGGGATCATCACGCTTGATCTGGCGATCAAGGAGATCAAGGAAGCGATCGTTAAGTCCTACAGCAAGGCGGGTGAAAAGGTCGTCAGTATGAACAAGCAGGCGGTCGACACTGCTCTTGAGAATATCGAGGAAGTTGCTGTGCCGGGCACGGTCGACAGCGATATCGAGATGACCATCGGCCAGTGGAGTCACACGCCGGCAACCGTACAGAAAACTCTCGGTCCGATCATTGACGGTATCGGCGAGCATCTGCCGATTTCGGCGATGCCGGCCGACGGAACCTTCCCGACGGCGACCGCGATGTACGAAAAGCGCAACATCGCCATCACCACTCCGGCCTGGGATGAAGAACTCTGCATCCAGTGCGGCATTTGCTCGTTCGTCTGTCCGCACGCATCAATCCGGATGAAGATTTACGACGAGAAGGAGCTCAAGGGCGCGCCCAAAACCTTCAAATCCTGTGCCGCCAAGGGCAAGGACATGGACGGCAAGAAGTTCACCCTGCAGGTCGCGGTCGAGGACTGCACCGGTTGCGGCGCCTGCGTCCATAACTGCCCGGCCAAGAGCAAAACCGACGAGAACCACAAGGCGATCAACATGGTGCCGCAGGTTCCGCTGCGCGAGACCGAGCGTGCCAACTTCGACTTCTTCCTGAACCTGCCGGAGACTGATCCGGAACTGTTCAATGCGGCCACGGTCAAGGGGAGCCAGTTCCTGCCGCCGATGTTCGAATTCTCCGGCGCCTGTGCCGGTTGCGGCGAAACGCCCTTTGTCAAGCTCTGTTCACAGCTGTTCGGTGACCGGATGGTCGTTGCCAATGCGACCGGCTGTTCGTCGATTTATGGCGGTAACCTGCCGACCACGCCGTGGACAACCCGCAAGGATGGTCTCGGTCCGGCCTGGAGCAACTCGCTGTTTGAGGACAACGCCGAATTCGGTTTCGGCTTCCGTCTGTCGATCGACAAGACCACGCAGTATGCCCAGGAGCTGCTCGAGAAGAACATCGAGTGCGGCTGTGCCGCCTGCAAGGGGAGCGAGCCGCTGAAACGGGCGATTCTCGGCGCCGACCAGTCTAGCCAGGCGTTGATTGAAGAACAACGTGGCCGTATTGCCGAGCTCAAGGAGATCCTCGCCAAGTGTACCCACGAGACGGCAACCCAGCTCAAGGCCGATGCCGACTACCTGGTCAAGAAATCGGTCTGGATTCACGGCGGCGACGGTTGGGCTTATGACATCGGTTACGGTGGCCTCGACCACGTTCTTGCTTCCGGTGCCAACATCAATGCGCTGGTTCTCGATACCGAGGTTTACTCCAATACCGGCGGTCAGGCTTCCAAGGCGACGCCGATCGCTGCGGTTGCCCAGTTCGCTGCCGGCGGCAAGGAACAGCCGAAGAAGGACCTCAGCATGATCTCGATGACCTATGGCAATATTTACGTCGCCCGGGTCTCGCTCGCCAATCCGGCCCAGTGCGTCAAGGCCTTCCTTGAGGCCGATGCCTATGATGGCCCGTCGCTGATCATTGCCTACTCGCATTGTATTGCCCACGGCATCAACATGACGACGGCCGTTGACGGCTGCAAGGAAGCGGTCAATTCCGGCTACTGGCCACTGTTCCGCTTCGATCCGCGGCTCTCTGCCGAAGGCAAGAACCCGCTGCAGCTCGACAGCAAGGAGCCGACCATCGGATTTGAAGAGTTCGCCGGCAAGCAGAACCGCTTCAAGGTTCTCAAGAAGAACAATCCGGAGAACGCCGATGCCCTGATGGCGGCCTCGGCCAAGGATTCGGCAAGCCGCTACGACCTCTACAAAAAACTGGCGGCCTTGTCAGCCGACTGCGGCTCCGATTCGTAA
- a CDS encoding gliding-motility protein MglA: MSFINYASREINCKIVYYGPGLCGKTTNLQFVYQKTSPDAKGKMISLATETERTLFFDFLPLALGEIRGFKTRFHLYTVPGQVFYDASRKLILKGVDGVVFVADSQEERLDANVESMENLKVNLEEQGYDLEKIPFVIQYNKRDLPNCSSLEELRSLLNPNGVPEFEACATTGEGVFETLKATAKLILMELKKGGPGA; encoded by the coding sequence ATGTCTTTTATCAATTATGCCTCCCGGGAGATCAACTGCAAAATCGTCTACTATGGTCCCGGGTTGTGCGGTAAAACAACCAACCTGCAGTTCGTTTATCAGAAGACGTCTCCCGACGCCAAAGGCAAGATGATTTCCCTTGCCACCGAGACCGAGCGGACCCTGTTCTTCGATTTCCTGCCGCTGGCCCTCGGCGAGATTCGCGGTTTCAAGACCCGCTTTCATCTCTACACCGTTCCGGGCCAGGTTTTCTACGATGCATCCCGTAAGCTGATCCTCAAGGGTGTTGACGGTGTCGTTTTTGTTGCCGACTCCCAGGAAGAGCGCCTCGACGCCAATGTCGAGTCGATGGAGAACCTCAAGGTCAATCTTGAGGAACAGGGCTACGATCTCGAAAAGATTCCGTTTGTTATCCAGTACAACAAGCGTGACCTGCCGAACTGCTCTTCTCTGGAAGAACTGCGCAGTCTGCTCAACCCGAACGGGGTTCCCGAATTCGAAGCCTGCGCCACCACCGGCGAAGGGGTTTTCGAGACCCTCAAGGCGACAGCAAAGCTGATCCTGATGGAACTCAAGAAAGGTGGGCCCGGAGCCTGA
- a CDS encoding dynein regulation protein LC7 has translation MAGPESSTFVMYDEELKKINQVSDKLLRESNAKVIFLVDKNGQLITSIGETEHLDTTSLASLTAGNIAATGGLAKLIGEKEFSILFHEGEKDNIHISIVGGRVILVVIFDQRSSLGLVRLRVKKAADELGTIFDELAAKAKQEDQNAGPSPFAEITDDDIDNLFS, from the coding sequence ATGGCGGGTCCCGAATCGTCAACCTTCGTCATGTACGACGAAGAGCTCAAGAAGATTAACCAGGTTTCAGACAAGCTTCTGCGTGAGTCTAACGCCAAGGTCATCTTCCTGGTCGATAAGAACGGACAGCTGATTACATCCATCGGCGAGACCGAGCACCTCGATACAACATCGCTCGCTTCCCTGACGGCTGGTAATATTGCTGCCACTGGTGGTTTGGCCAAGCTGATTGGTGAAAAGGAATTTTCGATCCTTTTCCATGAAGGCGAGAAAGATAATATCCATATTTCAATCGTTGGCGGCCGGGTCATCCTGGTTGTCATTTTTGACCAGCGCAGTTCATTGGGCCTGGTTCGTCTTCGCGTCAAAAAAGCGGCGGACGAACTTGGCACCATCTTCGATGAGTTGGCGGCCAAGGCGAAGCAGGAGGATCAGAATGCCGGTCCAAGCCCATTCGCCGAGATTACCGACGACGATATCGACAATCTGTTCAGTTGA
- a CDS encoding LysR family transcriptional regulator, with the protein MNLHQIKIFVAISDKGSFSAAAEAIALTQSTVSQHMASLEDEVGVSLFDRQKRGVTLTSGGIIFLRHARRILSESDALFQAMNGFQGLEDAELVIGASNIPANYLVPPLLATLEQKHPGISLTMLTGDTAEVLKMLEGTEIELALVGSRTQRKEITFDPLVNDPLVLVVASSHPWAKQKKLSIDDLFGNPLIMRENGSGSGQSLDQAMRQAGRNPRDLHIAAHLGSNEAVLQAVASGYSGAFVSELSVRRWKQAEQLCRIDIDGLVVERKIWLATMKGRILSPAAEAFTQILKNHFQKDCGRKA; encoded by the coding sequence ATGAATTTACATCAGATCAAGATCTTCGTTGCCATCTCTGACAAAGGCAGTTTCTCGGCAGCGGCCGAAGCCATCGCATTAACTCAGTCGACGGTGAGCCAGCATATGGCTTCACTCGAAGATGAGGTTGGGGTCTCTCTGTTCGATCGACAGAAGCGCGGGGTCACCCTGACCTCGGGCGGGATAATTTTCCTTCGACACGCTCGACGAATTCTGAGTGAAAGCGATGCGCTGTTTCAGGCCATGAACGGCTTTCAGGGCCTTGAAGACGCAGAACTCGTTATTGGTGCGAGCAATATCCCCGCTAACTACCTGGTCCCTCCTCTGCTTGCAACATTGGAACAAAAACATCCCGGTATCTCTTTAACAATGCTCACCGGCGATACGGCCGAGGTCCTGAAGATGCTCGAAGGTACAGAAATTGAATTGGCCCTGGTTGGCAGTCGCACACAGCGTAAGGAGATCACGTTCGACCCTCTGGTCAATGATCCATTGGTACTTGTCGTGGCATCTTCACACCCGTGGGCCAAACAAAAAAAACTGTCGATCGACGACTTGTTCGGCAATCCTCTGATCATGCGGGAAAATGGCTCAGGGAGCGGCCAGTCACTCGACCAGGCGATGCGTCAGGCAGGAAGAAATCCAAGAGATCTCCACATCGCAGCGCATCTAGGCAGCAACGAAGCTGTTCTTCAGGCGGTCGCCAGTGGCTACAGTGGAGCATTCGTTTCGGAATTGTCCGTTCGACGCTGGAAACAGGCGGAACAACTTTGTCGCATCGACATTGACGGGTTGGTGGTTGAGCGTAAAATATGGCTTGCTACAATGAAGGGCCGGATACTGTCTCCAGCGGCCGAAGCCTTTACTCAGATATTAAAAAATCATTTCCAGAAAGATTGCGGCAGAAAGGCCTAA